In the genome of Mangifera indica cultivar Alphonso unplaced genomic scaffold, CATAS_Mindica_2.1 Un_0037, whole genome shotgun sequence, one region contains:
- the LOC123206453 gene encoding 60S ribosomal protein L7-1-like — protein MAEGEAKPLAYISETVLKKRKSTESLALTRKAQLELGKYGQNNNKKKKVEDIKRPEEFIKQFRAQELDLIRMKQRGKGAKSALVKPKSKLLFIIRIQGQNDMHPKTRKILYKLRLTKIFSGVFAMSSEGILQQLQKVEPYVTYGYPNLTNVKELIYKKGYAKIEKQRIPLTDNNIIEQTLGKYGMICIEDLIHEIANVGPHFKEVIKFLGPFLLSKPEGGLLGKKQRFKDGGESGNREDQINDLISKMN, from the exons ATGGCAGAAGGGGAGGCAAAGCCGTTAGCATATATATCAGAGACTGTgttgaagaaaaggaaaagtacTGAATCTTTGGCGCTCACGAGAAAAGCTCAGCTAGAGTTGGGAAAATATGGACAGAAtaacaataagaaaaagaagGTTGAGGATATTAAAAGACCTGAGGAATTTATCAAACAGTTTAGAGCGCAG GAACTGGACCTTATCAGAATGAAACAGAGGGGAAAAGGGGCCAAATCAGCTCTTGTGAAGCCAAAATCTAAGTTGCTTTTTATCATACGCATACAAGG GCAAAATGACATGCACCCAAAAACTAGGAAGATCCTGTACAAACTAAGATTGACAAAAATCTTCAGTGGTGTCTTTGCCATGTCTAGTGAAGGCATATTACAACAGCTGCAAAAGGTGGAGCCATACGTCACTTATGG ATACCCTAATCTGACAAATGTGAAGGAGTTAATTTACAAGAAGGGATATGCGAAGATAGAGAAACAAAGAATTCCTCTGACGGATAATAACATTATTGAACAG ACATTGGGGAAATATGGCATGATTTGCATTGAAGATTTAATTCATGAAATTGCCAATGTTGGTCCACATTTTAAGGAGGTGATCAAATTTTTGGGGCCTTTTCTACTTAGCAAACCAGAAGGAGGACTGCTGGGGAAGAAACAAAGATTCAAGGATGGCGGAGAGTCTGGAAACCGTGAGGATCAAATCAATGATTTAATCAGTAAAATGAATTAG
- the LOC123206461 gene encoding uncharacterized protein LOC123206461 → METIMTLVIDESEDISWDLLSVLLASVRKENQDVSTVSWKLGKKFITSCAAKLKSSFMDAVQSRGIALDEYAEIVSHICKNEYKTLQGLDCNGKYLTTNRLDSVSHGEVCHGVDNIFKTMKCNGTSPSRNDESIDNRTSKVSEQCTYADHSRSIDVKGIAEPDNLDSVRNVKSDTKPESAWKKRGR, encoded by the exons ATGGAAACAATTATGACCCTGGTCATAGATGAAAGTGAAGATATTTCCTGGGATCTTCTCAGTGTTCTCTTAGCTAGTGTCCGAAAGGAGAATCAA GATGTTTCTACTGTTTCTTGGAAGCTAGGAAAGAAGTTTATCACTAGTTGTGCTGCTAAGCTTAAATCCAGTTTCATGGATGCAGTGCAGTCTAGAGGCATTGCTTTGGATGAGTATGCTGAGATAGTTTCCCATATTtgcaaaaatgaatataaaactCTCCAGGGTCTTGATTGTAATGGGAAATACTTG ACGACTAACAGATTAGATTCTGTTTCTCATGGAGAAGTTTGCCACGGTGTGGATAATATTTTCAAGACAATGAAGTGTAATGGAACTTCTCCATCTAGGAATGATGAATCCATAGATAATAGGACCTCAAAAGTATCTGAGCAGTGTACTTATGCTGACCATTCCAGAAGTATTGATGTGAAAGGCATTGCTGAACCTGATAATTTAGACTCTGTGAGGAATGTCAAGTCAGATACCAAGCCAGAGAGTGCTTGGAAGAAAAGGGGTAGATAA
- the LOC123206454 gene encoding probable CCR4-associated factor 1 homolog 6 yields MSLLPKGDSIQIREVWNDTLEQEFDLIRQIIDDFPYVAMDTEFPGIVLRPVGNFKNGNDYHYQTLKDNVDMLKLIQLGLTFSDEQGNLPTCGTDKYCIWQFNFREFNINEDVFANDSIELLKQSGIDFNKNNEKGVDAMRFGELLMSSGIVLNDNVRWVTFHSGYDFGYLLKVLTCLNLPDSQAEFFKLIKIYFPTLYDIKHLMKFCNSLHGGLNKLAELLEVERVGICHQAGSDSLLTSCTFRKLKENFFSNSLDKYAGVLYGLGVENGQNVHLK; encoded by the coding sequence ATGTCCCTGTTGCCAAAGGGCGATTCAATCCAAATTCGAGAGGTTTGGAATGATACTCTTGaacaagaatttgatttgattcgcCAAATCATTGATGATTTCCCTTATGTTGCAATGGACACTGAATTTCCTGGCATTGTTTTGAGACCTGTGGGAAATTTCAAGAACGGTAACGActatcattatcaaactttgaAAGACAATGTTGATATGTTGAAGTTAATCCAGTTGGGGCTCACTTTTTCGGATGAGCAAGGTAACCTACCCACGTGTGGGACGGATAAATATTGCATTTGGCAATTTAATTTTCGTGAGTTCAATATCAATGAGGATGTGTTTGCCAATGACTCTATTGAGCTCTTGAAACAAAGTgggattgattttaataaaaataatgaaaagggTGTAGATGCAATGAGGTTTGGAGAGTTATTGATGTCATCTGGGATTGTTTTGAATGATAATGTGCGTTGGGTGACATTTCATAGTGGGTATGACTTCGGGTACTTGCTAAAGGTCTTGACTTGCCTGAATTTGCCTGATTCACAAGCGGAGTTCTTTAAgttgatcaaaatttattttccaaCATTATATGACATCAAGCACTTGATGAAGTTTTGCAATAGTCTTCATGGTGGATTGAACAAGCTTGCAGAGTTGTTGGAAGTTGAAAGAGTTGGGATTTGTCATCAAGCGGGTTCAGATAGTTTGCTTACATCTTGTACATTCAGGAAATTAAAAGAGAATTTCTTTAGCAACTCATTGGATAAATATGCTGGTGTGTTGTATGGTTTAGGTGTTGAGAACGGACAAAATGTTCATTTAAAGTGA
- the LOC123206452 gene encoding aquaporin NIP6-1-like, with translation MEKEDVASISSAPATPGTPGAPLFGGFEGERDGFGNGRRSFLRSPCRCFGVEEWAMEEGRLPPVSCSISFLVPPPVSLARKVGAEFIGTFILMFAGTATAIVNQKTKGVETLLGCASSTGLAVMVIILSIGHISGAHLNPGVTIAFAALKHFPWKNVPVYIGAQVAASLCSSFALKGIFHPFMGGGVTVPAEGFAYGKAFALEFIIGFNLMFVVTAVATDTRAVGELAGIAVGATVALNILIAGPSTGGSMNPVRTLGPAVAANNYKAIWVYLTAPILGALCGAGCYTAVKLPDTEGESHERPTSAASFRR, from the exons ATGGAGAAAGAGGATGTTGCATCAATTTCTTCAGCACCAGCCACACCAGGCACTCCTGGTGCTCCTCTGTTTGGCGGGTTCGAAGGAGAGAGAGATGGCTTTGGAAATGGAAGAAGATCATTTCTCAGAAGTCCATGCAGGTGCTTCGGTGTTGAAGAATGGGCCATGGAAGAAGGGAGACTCCCTCCTGTCTCTTGCTCAATCTCATTCCTTGTTCCCCCTCCTGTCTCTCTTGCAAGAAAG GTAGGGGCTGAATTCATTGGCACATTTATACTCATGTTTGCGGGGACAGCCACAGCCATTGtgaaccaaaaaacaaaaggggTGGAAACCCTACTCGGCTGCGCCAGCTCCACCGGTCTCGCTGTCATGGTCATCATATTGTCCATCGGCCACATTTCCGGAGCCCATCTCAACCCCGGTGTCACCATCGCCTTTGCTGCCTTAAAACATTTCCCATGGAAAAAC GTTCCAGTATATATAGGAGCACAAGTAGCGGCATCATTATGCTCATCATTTGCACTGAAAGGGATATTTCATCCGTTCATGGGAGGGGGAGTGACAGTGCCTGCAGAAGGATTCGCATATGGGAAAGCTTTTGCTTTGGAGTTTATTATCGGATTCAATCTTATGTTTGTCGTCACCGCCGTGGCAACCGACACTCGGGCT GTGGGGGAGCTTGCAGGAATAGCTGTGGGAGCTACTGTGGCTCTTAACATTCTCATAGCCGG ACCTTCTACTGGCGGTTCAATGAATCCAGTGAGAACTTTGGGTCCGGCTGTTGCGGCAAACAATTATAAGGCCATATGGGTGTATCTAACGGCTCCAATCCTAGGAGCACTATGTGGCGCGGGATGCTATACTGCAGTCAAACTACCAGACACAGAAGGTGAAAGTCATGAAAGGCCTACTTCAGCAGCAAGCTTCAGAAGGTGA
- the LOC123206462 gene encoding 40S ribosomal protein S12-like, with translation MSGEEVVPAAETTPVPLGEAMDLMTALQVVLRKSLAHGGLARGLHEGAKVIEKHAAQLCVLAEDCNQPDYVKLVKALCADHNVSLLTVPSAKTLGEWAGLCKIDSEGKARKVVGCSCVVVKDFGEESDGLNVVQQHVKSH, from the exons atgtcAGG TGAAGAGGTTGTTCCTGCAGCTGAGACCACCCCAGTCCCTCTGGGTGAGGCAATGGATCTCATGACGGCATTGCAGGTTGTGCTCAGAAAGTCACTTGCTCATGGTGGGCTTGCTAGGGGCCTGCATGAAGGTGCAAAAGTGATTGAGAAGCATGCAGCCCAGCTGTGTGTATTGGCAGAGGACTGCAACCAGCCTGACTATGTCAAGTTGGTGAAAGCTCTTTGTGCTGACCACAATGTGAGCTTGCTGACAGTTCCTAGTGCAAAGACCCTTGGCGAGTGGGCTGGT TTGTGTAAAATTGACTCTGAGGGAAAGGCCAGGAAGGTTGTTGGTTGTTCCTGTGTTGTTGTGAAG GACTTTGGCGAGGAAAGCGATGGTCTTAATGTTGTCCAACAGCATGTTAAGTCTCACTGA